In one window of uncultured Acetobacteroides sp. DNA:
- a CDS encoding M23 family metallopeptidase: MKKLSALILFTGITLCTFAQNDEVKVDYTYVENGVEINATNQSSTPKIINLKLTVLDNYSTFDDNPTTKTVMPNNTSSICKLTIINKDRRADFNYRYQYVSGTSDVRYNPQMVYLLPVREGKSTRIGSGTSIGSYLKKDLEDKAMGYVFEAEPNDTIYATRKGVVYDIVDGNEDYSIEFYKREQNRLSIYHKDGTISQYFRIKKGSALVKNGDEVEAGQPLALAAGKMGGKANFLISFYYFDERKARLQKKPFELTRYLPKFATAESQPTELAFNQTYTSTHPVDIVTLEMTKKEKKKYLEKKGIKK, translated from the coding sequence ATGAAAAAGCTATCAGCGCTTATCCTTTTCACAGGGATTACCCTGTGCACTTTTGCCCAGAACGACGAGGTAAAGGTCGATTACACCTACGTTGAGAACGGAGTTGAAATCAACGCCACCAACCAAAGCAGCACCCCTAAGATCATAAACCTTAAGCTCACGGTTTTAGACAACTACTCTACGTTTGACGACAACCCAACCACCAAAACGGTAATGCCCAACAACACCTCGAGCATCTGCAAGCTTACCATCATAAATAAAGACAGAAGAGCAGATTTCAACTATCGGTATCAGTACGTATCGGGGACGAGCGATGTTCGCTACAATCCCCAGATGGTATACCTGCTACCCGTAAGGGAGGGAAAAAGTACGAGAATTGGAAGCGGAACATCTATCGGAAGCTACCTCAAGAAGGACCTCGAAGACAAGGCGATGGGCTACGTCTTCGAAGCTGAACCCAACGACACCATTTATGCCACCCGCAAGGGCGTTGTGTACGACATCGTGGATGGTAACGAGGATTATTCCATCGAGTTCTATAAGCGCGAGCAAAACAGGCTATCGATTTACCATAAAGACGGAACAATATCCCAGTACTTTAGAATAAAGAAGGGATCGGCGCTGGTCAAGAATGGCGATGAGGTAGAGGCAGGCCAACCGTTGGCATTAGCTGCAGGCAAAATGGGGGGAAAGGCCAACTTCCTTATATCCTTCTACTACTTCGACGAGAGAAAAGCTAGGCTGCAAAAAAAGCCTTTCGAGCTTACCCGCTACCTTCCTAAGTTTGCTACGGCAGAAAGCCAGCCAACCGAGCTTGCCTTCAACCAAACGTACACCTCAACGCATCCCGTTGATATAGTTACGCTCGAAATGACGAAAAAGGAGAAGAAAAAGTACCTAGAAAAGAAGGGGATTAAGAAGTAG
- the bcp gene encoding thioredoxin-dependent thiol peroxidase produces MATLQIGDKAPDFKGIDQNGKAVTLADFAGKRLILYFYPKDSTPGCTDEACSLRDGWGELRAQGFEVLGVSADSEASHVKFIEKHSLPFNLIADTEKSILEAYNAWGEKSLYGKKYMGIIRKTYVIGASGIIENIFEKVKVKSHAQQILDAYKK; encoded by the coding sequence ATGGCAACGTTACAGATTGGCGATAAAGCCCCTGATTTTAAGGGCATCGATCAAAACGGCAAGGCGGTTACCCTTGCCGACTTTGCCGGAAAGCGGCTAATCCTCTACTTCTACCCCAAGGACAGCACCCCCGGCTGCACCGACGAGGCCTGCAGCCTCCGCGATGGATGGGGCGAGCTCAGGGCGCAGGGATTCGAGGTGCTGGGCGTAAGCGCCGACTCGGAGGCTTCGCACGTCAAGTTCATCGAAAAGCATAGCCTGCCCTTCAACCTGATTGCCGACACCGAAAAATCGATCCTCGAGGCCTACAACGCCTGGGGCGAAAAGAGCCTATACGGCAAGAAGTACATGGGCATCATCCGTAAAACCTACGTGATCGGCGCCAGCGGCATCATCGAAAACATCTTCGAAAAGGTGAAGGTGAAGAGCCATGCCCAGCAAATCTTGGACGCATATAAAAAATAA
- a CDS encoding ABC-F family ATP-binding cassette domain-containing protein → MISINNVTVSFGGTDLFSGISFMINKRDRIGLVGRNGAGKSTLLKVILGERVPDGGTIAIPSEVTLGYLPQQMKVHDTRSVFEETLSAFEHLKALEREVEALTAEIGTRDDYESDDYAKLCTRLSDANEHYHLLGGGNQDGEAEMALLGLGFKREEFERPTSTFSGGWRMRIELAKLLLRRPSVLLLDEPTNHLDIESIQWLETYLKDYPGALVLISHDRIFLDNVTDRTIEISLGKVYDYKTSYSHYVELRKERREQQLAAYTNQQKQIADTEDFIERFRYKATKSNQVQSRIKQLEKLDIIEVDEEDNARLSIKFPPAPRSGQVVVEAKELGKSFGEKHVFSGANIVVERGEKVALVGRNGEGKSTFAKILMGEHPHTEGECKLGHNVGIGYFAQNEADIMNGNMTVYDTLEHVAVGDIRTRLRDILGAFLFRGEEVDKKVMVLSGGERSRLAMARLMLEPHNLLILDEPTNHMDMRSKDILKQALMDYDGTLLVVSHDREFLDGLVSKVYEFRDGVVKEHLGGIQEFLAKRKMERLQELERKATPAQLARSEGGVSDGKQSYLEKKEFDRQVRKAENAVANIEREIERLEGEVAKMDELFANPSAHNIDPADPELFKKYNALKKSIEEKMYEWEIAHEELEELKG, encoded by the coding sequence ATGATATCCATTAATAACGTAACCGTCTCGTTTGGCGGTACCGATCTCTTCTCGGGCATCTCCTTTATGATTAATAAGCGCGACCGCATTGGCCTTGTTGGCCGTAACGGTGCGGGCAAGTCTACCCTGCTTAAGGTGATTCTTGGCGAGCGCGTTCCCGATGGCGGTACGATTGCCATTCCGAGCGAGGTTACCCTGGGATATCTCCCCCAGCAGATGAAGGTGCACGACACCCGCAGCGTTTTCGAGGAGACGCTTTCGGCTTTCGAGCACCTGAAGGCCCTCGAACGGGAGGTTGAGGCGCTTACCGCCGAGATCGGTACGCGCGACGACTACGAGTCGGACGATTACGCGAAGCTTTGTACCCGCCTCTCCGATGCCAACGAGCATTACCATCTCCTAGGAGGCGGCAACCAGGATGGCGAGGCCGAGATGGCCCTGCTGGGCTTGGGCTTTAAGCGCGAGGAGTTCGAGCGGCCCACGTCGACCTTCAGCGGTGGCTGGCGTATGCGCATCGAGCTGGCCAAGCTGCTGCTGCGCCGTCCCTCGGTGCTGCTGCTCGACGAGCCCACCAACCACCTCGACATCGAATCCATCCAGTGGCTCGAAACCTACCTTAAGGATTACCCCGGCGCGCTGGTGCTCATCTCGCACGACCGTATTTTCCTTGACAACGTTACCGATCGCACCATCGAGATATCCCTCGGTAAGGTGTACGACTATAAAACCTCCTACAGCCACTACGTGGAGCTGCGCAAGGAGCGCCGCGAGCAGCAGCTGGCGGCCTACACCAACCAGCAGAAGCAGATTGCCGATACCGAAGATTTCATCGAGCGCTTCCGCTACAAGGCTACCAAGAGCAACCAGGTGCAGAGCCGCATCAAGCAGCTCGAAAAGCTCGACATCATTGAGGTTGACGAGGAGGATAACGCCCGCCTTAGCATCAAATTCCCGCCTGCACCCCGCTCGGGACAGGTGGTGGTCGAGGCTAAGGAGCTGGGCAAGAGTTTCGGCGAGAAGCACGTCTTTAGCGGTGCCAACATCGTGGTGGAGCGCGGCGAGAAGGTGGCGCTCGTGGGGCGTAATGGCGAGGGGAAATCGACCTTTGCCAAGATCCTGATGGGCGAGCATCCGCACACCGAGGGCGAGTGTAAGCTGGGGCACAACGTCGGCATCGGTTACTTTGCCCAGAACGAGGCCGACATCATGAACGGCAACATGACCGTGTACGATACGCTGGAGCATGTGGCCGTGGGCGACATCCGCACAAGGCTTCGCGACATCCTTGGCGCATTCCTTTTCAGGGGCGAGGAGGTGGACAAGAAGGTGATGGTGCTTTCGGGCGGCGAGCGCTCGCGCCTGGCCATGGCCCGCCTGATGCTCGAGCCGCACAACCTCCTGATCCTCGACGAGCCCACCAACCACATGGACATGCGCTCGAAGGACATCCTAAAGCAGGCCCTGATGGACTACGACGGCACGCTGCTCGTGGTATCGCACGACCGCGAATTCCTCGATGGCCTTGTGTCGAAGGTATACGAGTTCCGCGATGGCGTGGTGAAGGAGCACCTCGGCGGCATTCAGGAATTCCTTGCCAAGCGTAAGATGGAGCGCCTGCAGGAGCTCGAGCGCAAGGCTACGCCTGCCCAATTGGCCAGGAGCGAAGGGGGTGTTTCCGATGGAAAGCAGTCGTACCTCGAGAAGAAGGAGTTCGACCGCCAGGTCCGCAAGGCCGAGAACGCCGTAGCCAACATCGAGCGCGAGATAGAGCGCCTCGAAGGCGAGGTGGCCAAGATGGACGAGCTGTTCGCCAACCCATCGGCCCACAATATCGACCCTGCCGATCCGGAATTGTTCAAGAAGTACAACGCCCTCAAGAAATCCATCGAGGAGAAGATGTACGAGTGGGAGATTGCCCACGAGGAGCTGGAGGAGCTAAAAGGATAG
- a CDS encoding trimeric intracellular cation channel family protein — MGLYLRFKSSDMNFFSLLDLIGTFVFAISGTIAAGEKRLDLFGAAFIGFATAIGGGTLRDMMIGITPVSWTSSMAYVYAIVLAVALTFVLKEQIFRFRRTIFLFDTIGIGVFTIIGVEKALENGINTTVAIIMGILTAVAGGVIRDTLNNEVPQIFKKEIYATACFIGAIVYILLKRIGVQAETNQITTILIIIGIRVISVKQQFGLPRIDFKAQ; from the coding sequence ATGGGGCTATATTTGCGCTTCAAATCATCGGACATGAACTTTTTTAGCCTACTCGACCTTATTGGAACATTCGTATTTGCCATAAGTGGAACCATTGCTGCCGGAGAAAAGCGCCTCGATCTTTTTGGCGCCGCATTCATTGGTTTTGCCACAGCAATAGGGGGCGGAACGCTACGTGACATGATGATTGGCATTACTCCTGTAAGCTGGACCTCGTCAATGGCATACGTATACGCCATAGTGCTTGCCGTTGCCCTCACATTCGTGCTAAAAGAGCAAATATTCCGCTTCCGCAGAACCATTTTTCTATTCGACACCATAGGAATTGGCGTTTTCACCATTATTGGAGTTGAAAAAGCTTTAGAAAACGGCATCAACACAACTGTAGCCATCATTATGGGAATCCTAACGGCGGTTGCCGGTGGAGTTATTCGCGATACGCTTAACAACGAGGTTCCTCAGATCTTTAAGAAGGAGATTTACGCCACAGCCTGCTTTATTGGCGCCATTGTATACATACTTTTAAAGCGAATTGGCGTTCAAGCAGAGACCAACCAGATTACCACTATCCTTATAATTATTGGAATACGAGTTATATCCGTTAAGCAGCAGTTTGGTCTGCCAAGAATCGACTTCAAAGCCCAGTAA
- a CDS encoding TIGR03915 family putative DNA repair protein, whose product MLPATSDKNNVAVIYDGTFEGFLSAVFDIYEQKLSPVTITTDTQSMLFGRQVVLAKDEYKGERVFNGICRYGGMPTCDMLYHAFTSNAPMMEMDLFRYLQLLFRLKRDVSGMMGESYILRVRQLQRKVTREAHRMLMFIRFEQSKDGTYFAPIAPQYDVLKIIVSHFKNRFTDQTWVIYDTARSYGVHFNGKDVALITIDEPTFNIENGRLAPSMVSESEMEYQRLWQVFFKEIAIKERKNMKLQQNFMPKRFWKYLTEKRQ is encoded by the coding sequence ATGCTACCTGCAACCTCCGATAAAAATAACGTCGCTGTAATCTACGATGGCACCTTCGAAGGCTTCCTATCTGCCGTTTTCGACATCTACGAGCAGAAGCTATCGCCAGTAACCATCACCACCGACACGCAATCGATGCTTTTCGGTCGTCAGGTTGTATTAGCAAAGGACGAATACAAGGGTGAACGCGTATTTAACGGCATCTGCAGGTACGGAGGCATGCCCACCTGCGACATGCTCTACCATGCCTTCACCTCAAACGCACCAATGATGGAGATGGATCTGTTTCGTTACCTGCAGCTGCTATTCAGGCTTAAGCGCGATGTCTCGGGGATGATGGGCGAGAGCTACATCCTCCGCGTGAGGCAGCTGCAGCGCAAGGTAACCCGCGAGGCCCATCGCATGCTGATGTTTATCCGCTTCGAACAATCGAAGGATGGCACCTACTTTGCCCCCATTGCTCCACAGTACGACGTTCTCAAGATAATAGTTTCCCACTTTAAGAACCGCTTCACCGACCAGACCTGGGTAATCTACGATACAGCCAGAAGCTATGGGGTACATTTTAACGGCAAGGATGTTGCGCTTATCACCATCGACGAGCCAACCTTCAACATCGAAAACGGCAGGCTAGCACCATCAATGGTCTCCGAAAGCGAGATGGAGTACCAGCGCCTATGGCAGGTTTTCTTCAAGGAGATTGCCATAAAGGAGCGAAAGAACATGAAGCTACAGCAAAACTTCATGCCCAAGCGATTTTGGAAGTACCTCACCGAGAAGAGACAGTAA
- a CDS encoding LexA family transcriptional regulator, which produces MKIEECFASNLKYLRKKFGLTQEELAGKIGANRSVIGSYEEGRATPKLGALMQISCIFKIRIDELISVDLSITPEEQLKSFRPKMQGTELRVLTTVVNASNREQVTVVPVQASAGYLDGYGDVEFVEQLPAFEMPLAEMSAERTYRMFQIKGDSMLPIASGSYIVCEYVENWMSIKDGQAYVVLTESEGVVFKRLYNNVDSDGTFLFVSDNPLYDPYRVGPQDILEVWKAKGVLSFAIDNAISEEMNSLKAQIARLTADVEQLKSNLPGSC; this is translated from the coding sequence ATGAAGATAGAAGAGTGCTTTGCTTCTAACCTAAAGTACCTGCGCAAGAAGTTTGGGCTTACGCAGGAGGAGCTTGCCGGCAAAATCGGCGCCAATCGTTCGGTAATCGGATCGTACGAGGAGGGAAGGGCTACCCCTAAGCTGGGAGCTCTTATGCAGATATCATGCATCTTTAAAATACGTATTGACGAGCTTATTTCTGTCGATCTGAGCATCACCCCAGAGGAGCAGCTTAAGTCGTTCCGCCCTAAAATGCAGGGGACGGAGCTCCGGGTGCTTACCACCGTTGTCAACGCCAGCAACCGCGAGCAGGTTACCGTTGTTCCCGTTCAGGCATCGGCCGGATACCTCGATGGATATGGCGATGTGGAGTTCGTAGAGCAGCTGCCGGCGTTCGAAATGCCGCTTGCCGAGATGAGCGCTGAGCGTACCTACCGCATGTTTCAGATTAAGGGCGACAGCATGCTGCCAATTGCTTCGGGATCGTACATCGTGTGCGAGTATGTGGAGAATTGGATGAGCATCAAGGATGGGCAGGCCTACGTGGTGCTTACCGAGAGCGAGGGCGTTGTATTTAAGCGCCTCTACAATAATGTTGATAGCGACGGAACCTTCCTTTTCGTCTCCGATAACCCTCTTTACGACCCCTACCGGGTAGGGCCGCAGGACATTCTAGAGGTATGGAAGGCAAAAGGGGTACTTTCGTTCGCCATAGACAACGCCATTAGCGAGGAGATGAACAGCCTGAAGGCTCAAATTGCTAGGCTTACCGCCGATGTGGAGCAGCTGAAGAGCAACCTGCCCGGCAGCTGCTAG
- a CDS encoding ATP-dependent Clp protease adaptor ClpS yields the protein MSLEKILPDLGGDIEELESASYSLILFNDDVNLFEHVIESLVDVCEHTAEQAEQCALIAHLKGKCDIKHGEYSYLEAMQSGLATRGLSATIDA from the coding sequence ATGAGTTTAGAGAAGATTTTACCAGATTTAGGTGGTGACATTGAAGAGTTGGAATCGGCAAGCTATTCGCTCATCCTCTTTAATGATGATGTTAACCTGTTTGAGCACGTCATAGAGTCGTTGGTAGATGTGTGCGAGCATACCGCCGAGCAGGCTGAGCAATGTGCGCTTATTGCTCACCTAAAAGGCAAGTGCGATATTAAGCATGGCGAGTACTCGTACCTCGAAGCAATGCAGTCAGGCTTGGCAACACGGGGGCTTAGCGCCACTATTGATGCCTAA
- a CDS encoding tetratricopeptide repeat protein produces the protein MRTHRLLLTVSILLMSFASASAQQVSSDAANQLFVAGKYREAIPAYTQLLERYSEDPTYNYRLGVCYFLSEEDLNAAYRYLKVASTKEVPNKVYYYLGEVCRYLYRFDESLSYYKRFMVNGGSPDVSTIALELAASAASNGQNLLRYSAKVSPVAKALVGAADFYKTYDTYPLNSGFGEIPADLKTVADGKKGLNSLMFSHVEGGAVGDISVYASYGQNETGSKDLYFIQKVDERTWSRPQRLPSTINSPFDEDYAYMCPDNSTLYFASKGLYSLGGYDIYRATYNADKKEWSTPENMGFPINSPYDDYLFVPSQDGKTACFASKRGVKNENEVAVFKVDGVDNTIRVEVSSETAYAMQALEKKAEPAADTAAVKQQKDAAAGATEGVASLPEYRKIRSALANNEALTDSTSKKMERLRAVWADMPDSTRKDVERLIVFNENKLLELGTIHEQLLNQASALEKDYLNGKVKPDVEVPEKQPVVVNEWFAQNGKLADYFTTPLLEKLAASPLRMRPAMLLVDSLSSIGVQIQDLQQILAAASDSTEKAKVKEKISEFEQSAAPAVKRLNSSWSPFYTAYFDVMSEVAKAVQGAVAEDSSLLQGAQRLYLHAKDFRSKAAAGGDTYSDYQKVATAFIDEQKSLNQLSLYLAHVANEKVISDSLLAALNPSKEVVPSDVVPAGNATSNFGNVKRDNVEIQDIVFSAPTNSGEFAVNTTASYSQQNPMPAIKSLPLGVVYSFQLGLFSQELNYSLFKFSPMFYEVVGGGKRVFAGIFNSYASAQSRIIQVKENGFKDAFIVAFADKKVIPLAKAKTIEARKVTDTKGVSVAPTAMFRVVVGTFAGEMPKNIRDIVEKLLSDKEVIKSPMADGLVSYSIGNFNTFEQAIPLKNKLVSEGVVEAFVTKIELNPNGQ, from the coding sequence ATGCGCACCCATCGATTACTACTTACGGTGTCAATTCTGCTGATGAGCTTCGCCAGCGCCTCGGCGCAGCAGGTCTCCTCGGATGCCGCCAACCAGCTTTTTGTGGCGGGGAAGTACCGCGAGGCCATCCCTGCGTACACCCAGCTGCTCGAGCGCTACAGCGAGGATCCCACCTACAACTACCGCCTTGGGGTTTGCTACTTCCTTTCCGAAGAGGACCTGAATGCGGCGTATAGGTACCTGAAGGTGGCGTCAACCAAGGAGGTGCCCAACAAGGTGTACTACTACCTCGGCGAGGTGTGCCGCTACCTGTACCGGTTCGACGAGTCGCTGAGCTACTACAAGCGCTTTATGGTAAATGGCGGATCGCCCGATGTCTCTACCATAGCGCTCGAGCTGGCGGCAAGCGCGGCATCCAACGGACAAAACCTGCTCCGCTACAGCGCCAAGGTGTCGCCCGTTGCCAAGGCTCTGGTTGGCGCTGCCGACTTCTACAAAACTTACGACACCTACCCCCTGAACTCAGGCTTTGGCGAAATACCTGCCGATCTAAAAACGGTTGCTGATGGGAAAAAGGGGCTGAACTCGCTCATGTTCTCGCATGTCGAGGGAGGAGCGGTTGGCGATATCTCGGTGTACGCCAGCTACGGACAGAACGAGACAGGCAGCAAGGATCTCTACTTCATACAAAAGGTCGACGAGCGGACGTGGAGCCGGCCACAACGGCTTCCTAGCACCATCAACTCGCCCTTCGACGAGGACTACGCCTACATGTGCCCCGATAACAGCACGCTTTACTTCGCCTCGAAGGGGCTCTACAGCCTCGGCGGGTACGACATATACCGAGCAACCTACAATGCGGATAAGAAGGAGTGGAGCACTCCCGAAAACATGGGCTTCCCCATCAACAGCCCCTACGACGACTACCTCTTTGTGCCAAGTCAGGATGGCAAAACCGCCTGCTTTGCATCTAAGCGAGGGGTGAAGAACGAGAACGAGGTGGCAGTTTTTAAGGTTGATGGGGTCGATAACACCATTCGGGTAGAGGTCTCTTCGGAAACCGCCTACGCCATGCAGGCGCTGGAGAAGAAGGCTGAGCCCGCAGCGGATACTGCTGCCGTTAAGCAGCAGAAAGATGCAGCTGCAGGTGCTACCGAAGGTGTGGCATCGCTTCCCGAGTACCGAAAGATTAGGTCTGCGCTGGCAAACAACGAGGCGCTTACCGATTCTACCTCAAAGAAGATGGAGCGTCTAAGGGCTGTTTGGGCTGATATGCCCGATTCAACCCGTAAGGACGTAGAGCGGCTGATTGTCTTCAACGAGAATAAGCTGCTGGAGTTGGGAACCATTCACGAGCAGCTGCTCAACCAGGCAAGCGCTTTGGAGAAGGACTACCTAAATGGAAAGGTGAAGCCGGATGTTGAGGTGCCCGAAAAGCAGCCTGTTGTTGTAAACGAGTGGTTTGCTCAGAACGGTAAGCTTGCCGATTACTTCACAACCCCTTTGCTCGAAAAGTTAGCTGCTTCGCCGTTAAGAATGAGGCCAGCAATGCTGCTCGTCGACAGCCTATCGTCCATTGGAGTGCAGATTCAGGATCTGCAGCAAATACTAGCGGCAGCGTCCGATTCAACGGAGAAGGCAAAGGTTAAGGAAAAGATAAGCGAGTTTGAGCAAAGCGCTGCCCCTGCTGTAAAGAGGTTGAACAGCAGCTGGTCTCCGTTTTATACAGCCTACTTCGATGTAATGAGCGAGGTGGCCAAAGCAGTACAAGGTGCTGTCGCCGAAGACTCCTCCTTGCTGCAAGGCGCACAGCGATTGTACCTGCATGCAAAGGATTTTCGAAGCAAAGCAGCTGCAGGTGGCGATACCTATAGCGACTACCAAAAGGTGGCTACGGCATTTATAGATGAGCAGAAGTCGCTCAACCAGCTTAGCCTATACCTCGCCCACGTTGCCAACGAGAAGGTTATATCCGATTCGTTGCTTGCTGCGCTAAATCCATCTAAGGAGGTTGTGCCATCGGATGTTGTTCCAGCAGGAAATGCAACCTCGAACTTCGGTAACGTAAAGCGCGACAACGTGGAGATTCAGGATATCGTCTTTTCGGCACCAACCAATAGCGGGGAGTTTGCCGTAAATACCACCGCATCGTATAGCCAGCAAAATCCAATGCCTGCAATTAAATCACTTCCACTTGGCGTGGTGTACTCCTTTCAGCTAGGATTGTTTTCGCAGGAGCTCAACTATTCGCTCTTCAAGTTCTCACCAATGTTCTACGAGGTGGTAGGCGGAGGAAAACGGGTGTTTGCAGGCATCTTCAACAGCTACGCCAGCGCTCAGAGTCGAATCATCCAGGTAAAGGAGAATGGCTTTAAGGATGCCTTTATCGTTGCCTTTGCCGATAAAAAGGTAATTCCATTAGCGAAGGCTAAAACCATCGAGGCACGAAAGGTAACGGATACAAAGGGCGTTTCGGTAGCTCCAACTGCAATGTTTAGGGTAGTCGTTGGGACTTTTGCTGGTGAGATGCCAAAGAATATCAGGGATATAGTAGAAAAGTTATTGTCTGATAAAGAAGTGATAAAATCGCCAATGGCTGATGGGCTTGTCAGCTACAGCATCGGAAATTTTAATACATTTGAGCAGGCAATTCCATTAAAGAACAAGCTAGTTTCGGAGGGGGTTGTCGAGGCTTTTGTTACAAAGATTGAGTTAAACCCTAACGGGCAATAG
- a CDS encoding putative DNA modification/repair radical SAM protein, with translation MAMDLAKKIGILANAAKYDVSCATSGSKRKNTSGGLGNALSAGICHSFADDGRCISLLKVLFTNQCIYDCAYCINRRSNDVPRAAFTVDELVDLTISFYRRNYIEGLFLSSGIVVSADHTMERLVNIAKKLRNEHGFNGYIHIKAIPGASQELLNEAGLYADRMSVNIEIPTDSGLKYLAPEKDHASIIHPMLYIKDRIVSNKEERRVFRKAPLYTPGGQSTQMIVGATNESDSDILHLASGLYKGANLKRVYYSGYLPTNAYDKRLPAVSAPPLKRENRLYQADWLLRFYHFNVDELVDTLNPNLDLELDPKAAYAIRHPEIFPIDVNRADYEMLLRVPGIGVRSAKLIVEARRYRRLDSDNLRRIGVVMRRAKYFLTCNELPSKAILSDYQPGTLKSLIIRDAAIAKPQQLSLF, from the coding sequence ATCGCTATGGATTTGGCTAAAAAAATAGGCATTTTGGCCAACGCGGCCAAGTATGATGTATCGTGCGCTACCAGCGGAAGCAAGCGCAAGAACACATCCGGAGGATTGGGTAACGCCCTATCGGCAGGGATTTGCCACAGCTTTGCCGACGACGGCCGATGCATTTCGCTTTTAAAGGTGCTCTTCACCAACCAGTGCATCTACGACTGCGCCTACTGCATCAACCGCCGCTCGAACGATGTTCCCCGCGCCGCATTTACTGTCGACGAGCTGGTAGATCTCACCATAAGCTTCTACCGCCGCAACTATATCGAGGGGCTATTCCTTAGTTCCGGCATTGTCGTGTCTGCCGATCATACGATGGAGAGGCTGGTTAACATAGCCAAGAAATTACGTAACGAGCATGGCTTTAACGGCTACATACATATCAAAGCTATCCCTGGAGCATCGCAGGAGCTGCTCAACGAGGCGGGATTGTACGCCGACCGTATGAGCGTAAACATCGAAATCCCTACCGATAGCGGGCTAAAGTATCTCGCCCCCGAAAAGGATCATGCCAGCATCATCCATCCCATGCTATACATAAAGGATAGGATAGTTTCCAACAAGGAGGAGCGCCGCGTGTTCCGAAAAGCGCCACTCTACACGCCCGGAGGGCAAAGTACGCAGATGATTGTTGGAGCAACCAACGAGAGCGACTCAGACATTCTGCATCTAGCCTCAGGCCTATATAAAGGAGCCAACCTGAAGCGCGTATACTACTCAGGATACCTACCAACCAACGCCTACGACAAGCGGCTGCCGGCAGTTTCGGCGCCACCCCTCAAGCGCGAGAACCGACTTTACCAAGCCGACTGGCTACTGCGCTTCTACCATTTCAATGTTGATGAATTGGTGGATACGCTTAACCCCAACCTCGACCTAGAACTCGACCCTAAGGCCGCCTACGCCATCCGCCACCCCGAAATCTTCCCTATCGACGTTAATCGGGCAGATTACGAGATGCTGCTTCGTGTTCCCGGCATTGGGGTTCGCTCGGCTAAGCTAATAGTGGAGGCACGGCGCTACCGCCGCCTCGACAGCGACAACCTTCGTCGAATTGGCGTCGTAATGCGCAGGGCGAAATACTTCCTAACCTGCAACGAGCTGCCAAGTAAGGCAATCCTCAGCGACTACCAGCCTGGCACGCTAAAGTCGCTCATCATCCGCGACGCAGCAATTGCAAAACCACAGCAGCTATCACTCTTTTAG